The DNA sequence GTAAGGAAAaccgtttctaaaatatttttatattttgggaAAAAGATTTTCTCTATcttgttttgtgcgtgtgtgtgtatgtaggtgtgtgtgtgcgtgtgtgtgtatgtaggtgtgtgtgtgcgtgtgtgtgtatgtaggNNNNNNNNNNtgtgtgtatgtaggtgtgtgtgtgcgtgtgtgtgtatgtaggtgtgtgtgtgcgtgtgtgtgtatgtaggtgtgtgcatgcatacacacatgctcttacaaacacatgcacatatgtatgtgtacatttacacacacatgcaaaagcacataaacacacacacacgtgtgtgtacgtgctcacacacacacacacacacacacatacacatatacaagcacagctgtgtggttaagaagttgattccacaaccacatggtttcatgttcaatcccactgcatggcaccttgggtaggtgtcttctactatagccctgggccaaccaatgccttgtgagtgaatttggtatatggaaaacTGAGTGGaaccccattatatatatatatatatatatatatatattaatgtttgtttttatgctataataaaaacgattttacattaaactgaaggattacacAATAAATTTTGGTAGAGaacaaatttagtattttttggCAAGAAttgtattgatagtgacttcaaagtttcagccagttaaCCGATCATTGGAGGATGGCTTAGCTGACCGAagctttgaagttactgtcaaaattatttttgttacagaataataaatttgtgtgtttgtgttttggtaTTGCAGGCATATTGTAAACCAGTTTCACCCTTATATCAATGGGgtttttcatttccaatctttatGGAAACATGCCatgccatgaggaaatattacctcatttaaaaacaggtgaagtttggtgacaggaatggcttccagccttagaaaatctgtctcaaccaATTCCTTCCGAGCAATCCAAGCATAGAATCACAGATGTTGAAAAGAGACGAATGCATTGATATTAGCATCGCTTAATGTATCTGTCTTTTAtggtaatatttccttattttattccttttattttacagAATTCCAGGGTTGTATTTTTGAACAAGAGTTTGGTCATCTCATCTTAttttattccctttttttttttcttttcctagaaTTATTGTGCTgctaaaactttgtatatatctgATTCTGATAAACGAAAGCATTTTATGTTGTCTGTGAAGATGTTTTATGGCAATAGTCAAGACATAGGTATGTTCAACAGCAAAAGAATCAAAGTGATATCAAAACCTTCAAAAAAGAAACAGTCTTTAAAAAATGCAGATTGTGAGTACTCAATAAACTTCATTCTCAATAAAATCAGTTCTTTTGCTATCGaccatttgtttatttctaaataaacCATTTTGCATTTGATATTACAAGAGACCAAGAGATTTAGTTCTTGCTGGTTTAGACCAATTAAATATTAACCTTTTTGTCagaaaattaattttggaaatttgaagaatttggtaaaataactttgttgttattaatctggtgtttgagacataaattaacatggaattttgatgaagcatttttaatttagaacagtttaaaacagaaaatttgtgcCATAGTACTAAGGGTGATCTCAAACAGGTCAGTACCAAAAGGGTTTATGAGAATTATAGAATGATAGAAATTCTAATTCTatagtcctgagttcaaatccattccAAGTGTTTTATTGAGGTCTTAAGGTTGGTCCTTTTTGATGTCAGCCCTTCTGAGATCACCCTTTATTCTGTGATAGACACTTTTTTAATATGATctaaattttgttaatttatatttcaaagacCAGCTTAATAATTccttctgattttggcacaaggccagcaattttgagaggagagtttaggttgattacattgaccccagtatttcactggtactttattttattgaccccggagagatgaaaggcaggatttgaactcataaagagctggaaaaaatgccACAAAGATTCCACCAGTTCATGGCCTTTCTCACCTCTTTAATAATGACTAAAATATTTGacgaaatttttcattattttcaaaattaattgaaacaaatgcagtgtattGCAACAGAAATTTGGTTACGAAAAGGTTGAAGTGGTCTAAAAAGAAATTCCCTTCAAAGTTTCATGTTTATGTTTCAAATGCCAACTTCTtaagaacaaaattatttttctaaattatttattttcaaaataaactgaaacaacAGAAATTGGATTAATTTAGTAATGATTATTGATTATACGGCAGTTCATTTAAATTTGCAAGGGTAGGATGTCTCTCATGTAATTCTACATGTTTATAGAGAAAGTTTAAACTTACCAACTTCAGCTGGTTTGGCTCTGATTTCtactcaacaaaaaaaaaaccccacagacttatacttatttatattttattttccttcccaGTATGCATTGCTTCTGGTACCAAAGTGGCTCTGTTCAACCGTCTTCGATCACAGACCGTCAGCACACGATACCTCCATGTAGAAGATGGCAATTTTCATGCCAGTTCTACGCAGTGGGGTGCATTTACAATACACCTCTGTAAGTAGTATTTATTAAgggttttgcttttcattatatttcttcattttggtTCCCaaaattcagtgtgtgtgtatttaactcccaccactgcttgacaactggtgttgtgtttgcatccctgtaacttagcggttcagaaaaagagaatgatggaataaataccaagcttagaaaaaaaaagaaagtactgaggtcgattgatttgactaaaaattcttcaaggtggtgctccagcatggccgcagcctaatagctgaaacaaatgaaaggcgGGGCAGCAGCTCCCCTGATGATGAGCCATGCCTCATGTGGCTGGCTCCTCATAGAAAGTTGGCCAAGCTTGGTGTATTACAGGACTTCATTTGATCAACAACCTCTgatccgtcatcatcatcatttaatgtctgctttctatgctggcatgggttggacagtttgactgaaaactggtaagccagagagttgcaccaggttccgatctgatttggcatggttttctatggctggatgccattcctaacgccaaccactccaggagtgtaatggaTACCATTCACACGACACTGGCAGCAGCCACGACTaggatttcacttggcttgaccaGTCTtctcaagtgaaatcgtagtcgttgCCAgcgtcatgtaaatggcacccatgcggcatcatcgtcatcgtcatcgtcatcatcagtaaCCTTTTCAATCTATCCTAAATATTGATCGTCACTGTTttagtgttgctgttgatgttgttgtgaaTAATTGCTTTAACGTTTCTCTTCTTCAGTGGACGACAATGAAAGTGAATCGGAGGAATTTACTGTTCGAGATGGTTACATCCACTACGGCTCCACCATCAAACTAGTGTGTTCTGTCACCGGAATGGCTCTTCCGAGATTGGTAAAtacttcatttctctctcccccctcccctgTCTCTTCCTCTAGACTGTTCCTTCTAAGAATGTgcttatttatcatcatcactgcatcaacatttacttttccatgctcgcaaGAGTcgtatggaatttgttgaggcagattttctatgactggacgcctttcctgtcaccaaccctcacctgttcccaattcctccatgaccagacatgtttgtatggaagactggaaacaaaaaaacatcactTGCATGATAGTGATACTTATAATTATCATGATGTCAAaccaaggacacacacacacacctcattgtATCGACCAGACTGTCAGATGTTGTTAAAccctgctggtcacaatgcgcttcctcacattgttgtggctttcaaatgatgccactccACTGCTCTCTAGGTGgacaggccaacattccccaccCTCTCCGAATGGTACACTAGTCCCTTCCAGGGGTggcctatttacagctgagtggactggggcaatctgaagtgaagtgttttgcttaaaaacacaacgcactgccAGTCAAGGCATCGAAACCCTGATCTTGCGATTATGattgcaacactctaaccactaggccacacacacacacatcttttacttgtttcattcattggactgtggccacactggagcaccaccttgaagagtttagtcaaacaaatcaaccccagtatttcattatctttttaaaatctgggatttattctatcgatctcttttggctaagcactaagttacagggatgttaacaaaccaacaccagttgagaggacaagcacatacacagacacaaattcttgtagacatgcatatgtatgtgtgcatgaaaagcttctttcagtttccgcttactaaatccactcacaaggctttgctagGCCTGGGgccatagaagaagacactttcccaatgtggcacacagtgggactgaacctgaaaccatcaatcacaaagccagcttcttaaccaaacagctatGCCTGTTGTTAATCATTTGATTAGTGTAGGGTTgacgatggactggtgtcctctCCAGGAAGACAGCTGTCTCGAATCTTCAATACGAAATCCAGTTCATcacaaaattttcatttcacattttatgGTAGGAAATCATCCCAcccctactcctcctcctcttcttcctcctccttctctgcctccccctcctcttccattgactttaccttttatttctctcctcctcccctcctcctcctcacaccACCACTGTTATACACTAAGGTTGCTTCAGTCAACCTTGGTGTATTTCTTGCTTATCCAAGCATGAATGCCTTACTGGCTTTCATGCTTCGATAAGCAAgaaataatcaccatcatcatcatcatcatcaccaacatcaccaccatcaccaccaccagtggagtggaagaaatattaatatattgaacTAAATGCCTTGTAATATTTAGTTCCAGCCCTTGGCATTCTCAATTTAAATCCTATAAAAAccatgtttgtgttgttgttgttgttgttgttgaaacaaCTTGTGGGTATTGAGATTTGATCATTtcattccacccccaccccaccagttTTCTATCACTCAGTACGTAGAGTTGTTCTacaaaatgtttaagaaaccataagaaaattatgagtttgttttaaaatttgagattacatagaaagtattttacgtaggatatgggcagttcccatgagcactatcttttgaatttctgccaattTGGGGTTtcctaggtagcaatcagccccttttgccaTCATCCCTAggacacctatgacaacaggtattgttttagtcttgaggttccacattttgctaatttctatttcaagatctttatacttgctcagtttttttgTAGGCcttgacaaatacatttatatcgattgggacagtcatatcaatgaggaggcatgatttttgtctgaattcTTTCAATATGATGCCTGGGCCTATTTacatctattatcatcatcatcatcatcattgcttaaacCTTCCCGTTTTATTATTTCAGATAATCCGAAAAGTAGACAAGCAGACTGCGTTACTTGATGCAGATGACCCTGTGTCTCAGCTGCATAAGTGTGCATTTTACATGAAAGATACGGAGAGGATGTACCTTTGTCTTTCTCAGGAGAGAATTATCCAGTTCCAGGTAATTTACATTAATCTATATCTTAATACTTTAATCCTCGCTGAGAATATCTCCGTCTGGATTCTCAATGACATTTCTTGAAATGGttgctttttgtttatgtttaacgATGTAAAATATGTTGAAGTTGTAACGTTaccgtctttcatcttttctaggCCACACCATGTCCAAAAGAACCAAATAAGGAAATGATAAATGACGGTGCCTCTTGGACAATAATAAGCACAGATAAAGCGGAGTATACATTCTTTGAAGGTATGGGCCCTGTTAAGGCCACGGTTACCCCCGTACCAGTCGTCAGTAGCTTACATGTAAGTACCTAAATATGTTACTCTACAGAGAcattatgtgttgttgttgttgtttttatggtaTCATTTGTAGCTGGAGAAcatactccatcatcatcatcatcatcatcatcatcatcacgatttaacatccatttttcatactggcatggtttggatgctttgacaggagctggtaagccagagggcgtcactaggctccagtcatctgttttggcatagtttctatggctagatgcccttcctaatgccaaccactttactgaatgtactgggtgcttttaacagggTACCAacacgggtgctttttatgtgctgccaGCACCCCCAACTACTGCAAATTATTGGTCTCCACAATTTTCTTTCTGGTAGAATATCTTGTAGTCAAGTAATATAATCCTGGTTACAGTcattcatcctcatcattttactTCATCTTTCCCTGGGTTTGATGGGTCATCATAGTTTAAGCTGTTTCTTATCAGGATCCTCATAAACTTCTCTCGAAGCCAGGTACCTGTACATGTTATTCAATATGGGTTCCAtgcatggctggatgcccttcctaacaccaaccgttttccagtgtggactggatgcatttTCTCTTGGCGCCAACAGAGGAGAGACTCCGTGTGGAAACCATGGAAGAATAGGAGAGAGGGGGCAACGACAGCAGAGAGGTCAGAAATGGGTAGATAAGGGTGGTGGTATAGGGGTGTTAGTGTAGAGAGTAGGCAATACCCAAGGGTGGGTACATTTGTTCAGGTGACCCCGGAGGAGgatagaagagagatagagagcaagACAAGGCTTGAATGGAGGAAGGGACCAGACTAGACATATCCAACCCTGTTTGAAAAGCAGGCCACATGAGACGTGGTTCATAATCAAGGTTTTGTTAGCAGCACCCCCCGTGAATCACAGTTTGGCCATGATTAGGGCTAATGTTCAGGGGTAGAATCAGTAGAGGAGCGATTTGGCAATAAAGATAAGAGGTGGACAAAGATAAGGGTGGGTGGTCATTGAGGTAGATGTAAGAATTGGTATTGGGTGTCAATAGGGGTGTTCACAGAGGGTTGAGAGTGCTGGCTATCAGTGTAGCAGTGGTGGGGAGGCTGAGTGTATTGGAGGAGTGGGAGGGAAGTGGTGAGGGTGGTCCAGCGGGGAATGGAGGGAGCGAAGAGAAATGGATGATGCAGTTTGTGCAGGTGATGGAGGGATGAGAGATGTAACGGGGTAGATATGAAtaaagagatgaggaatcatgGGAGATGGGTGGGGGAGTGAGTAATAGATGTGAGGCTGTAGAGCAAGTTTTGCTGAGGAGGAGAAcaggtatatttatgtgtgagtacacacacacacacacacacacacgcacttgtcaTGGCTTTTAAACACTACCTTTGTGTTGAGTTACATTTTGTCATGGTCGGACGGTTCTTTTATAGAAGCCATGTATCACCGATTCAGTACCTGTTCTGAAtcttccatcatcaccatcatcatcatcaccaccatcatcatcgtcatcatcatcatcatcatcgtcatcatgtgtCCTTTTAGTGTATAtcattattccattattcttaGTCTTTAATGACAAATAAGAATTATGCAAAAGCTTTCTCCATCGTTAGCTGTATGTTAATTACTAATTATTGCTTTATGTCAAATGGCTAATTGTACGGGAGTTGTCCATATTACAATGTGGCCCTGTGTCATGGAtcaaatgttttgtgtgtgtgtgtgtgtgtgtgtgtgtgtgtgtgtgtgtgtcatggtcCAGATGATTTCTGCCACATGCTTTTGATTATATTGTGTTGCTATAGAAACAAACAGGTCATGAGTGCACAcctgctcccccccccccacaagtgttttttcttgttgtttattttgtttgtggttTAGTCATCAGGCTTTAACCAGTAGGCATGACCTTCACTGTGAAATGGGTTGGgttgttaatttttgttgttgattgcaGGAAAAAATATGAGTGGGAACTGAATTCCAGGGGGTTGATacttgggagagagagagagagagagagagatctgtgaATAGTTGTTATTGAAAGCATGTTGGAGATGAAGACTCGTTACAGgtgatgagagaaaaagaggcagGTATGTTGGATGGGGAGAGTGGGGTGGGGATAGAAGTGCTATTTAATTCAATAGTTATGAGGAGCAGAGGCTGTTATAGTAGCAGTAGCATAGGCAGAAAGAGGAGacagtgtatgtaaatgtgtgccaTCCTTTGTAAACTTTGTATGAAGAATCTAAGaatttacctttatttatttatttatttttctctccattctgAATTCTTGTAGCTaaatggtggtggagatgttgcTATGCTGGAATTGACTGGAGAGAACTTCACGCCAATCTTGAAAGTATGGTTTGGTGACGTAGAAGCGGAAACAATGTACAGgttcgttttttttatttcttgtagtTTCATGTTCCATCTCttaattattcatcatcatcatcatcatcaccatcatcatttagcatccgttttccatgctgtcctGGGCTCGATAGTTTAACTGGAACTGGTGAACTGGAGAGCTACTCCaggttccattctgatttggcttgtttctatgactggaggaatataaccactctgagagtgtagccgGTGCCTTTttgtgtgtcaccagcacaggtgcctctaACCTGTCAGTGGCGCGGGAATGGTTTATCTCTCATTTGCTTAATACTATGAGCACTATTAGTAATAAGACCGGTCTTTATCGGtcttattagaaaaaaaaaaggtgttagTATATTATTGCATTTTAGTAACCCagaaagaatttgaacttagaacaggtGGGGAACAAAACTACTGTTAAGTACTtaacgtttttgttttattcttgctCTCATGGAAAAATGGTTATTATATGAAAAATACTTTGACTTTGATGTTGACCTCAATGAAATAATAGTCACATCATTCCACATCGATTGATCATTGATCTACACATGCTACAGTGAACCCAGATTTACTGCACTTGGCAGTTGAACAAAGCCAGCTTACTACCCTTGTTATATTGAATTTTATCTTGGAATATTTTGTTATCGGTTTGACCCTAAACTCGTACATTATTTAAATCATACCAAAGAAAGATGGGTGTTCAAAAttacaatttaaaacaaaatatatacaatgcaaTTTAAGGGattaactttttttgttaccatatttttgtggAAACACGCAGCCTTTGCTTCAATTACTttcaaaaaataatgaagaattatgtaaaataactttgtcattattaaactggtgtttggaacataaatcaacataaaattttgaaggaaagttttaatttaaatcattttaaaactgaATGTTTGTATCACAGAAGCAGAGGCAGTCTCAGGTATCGAAAGGATTAAACTGGCTTTAATTGATGCACTTTCCCAATACTGTGCCAACCTCTGTCTATTCAAATCCTATTTGTATTCTGTGGATGCTAAACTGGTGTTTCAAGCATAAAATAACATGAGATTTTAATGAAAAAGTTTTTCATTTTGGTTACCATAAAGCAGGAAACTTATGTCAGAACCAGGGACAGCGTTATGTCAGTTGGTATCAAAAAAGATTCATGTCTGCTTTCCAAGTGGATATGAGTGTctctacaagtagtagtagtggtagtagtagtagtagtagtagtagtagtagtagtagtagtagtagtatgggggaATGTGCTGCATACACCATGTGTTGGTGATTTCCTACTACTCCTGGCACCTTTGTAGCTGTTACACTAATCAGGTAACAGTCCTCTAAGCCGTGGGTCTGTTTTTGGGCAGTAATTACTGGTGACGGTTTTTATgaggtcagagtgcaaatcctacctcagaGCCTCATTTAGTCACCTTTTTAGGCAGAGGAAATGTcgggtctattctttgacatacCAGTCCCCACACATCATCTCTCTCCAA is a window from the Octopus bimaculoides isolate UCB-OBI-ISO-001 chromosome 25, ASM119413v2, whole genome shotgun sequence genome containing:
- the LOC106876047 gene encoding recombining binding protein suppressor of hairless isoform X7; the encoded protein is MPAGSLTPPDKISGDSISMANIRPLGISTLTNTIKTPPSPMPTPSPPINRITGDIDHSDSRITHPFSRSHWTTDVLENRHVGQYQDQRLTREAMRKYLRDRGDQVLVILHAKVAQKSYGNEKRFFCPPPCIYLFNNGWKRKKEQLERDGATEQESLVCAFMGIGNSDQDMVQLNLEGKNYCAAKTLYISDSDKRKHFMLSVKMFYGNSQDIGMFNSKRIKVISKPSKKKQSLKNADLCIASGTKVALFNRLRSQTVSTRYLHVEDGNFHASSTQWGAFTIHLLDDNESESEEFTVRDGYIHYGSTIKLVCSVTGMALPRLIIRKVDKQTALLDADDPVSQLHKCAFYMKDTERMYLCLSQERIIQFQATPCPKEPNKEMINDGASWTIISTDKAEYTFFEGMGPVKATVTPVPVVSSLHLNGGGDVAMLELTGENFTPILKVWFGDVEAETMYRCEESMLCVVPDISAFRAGWRWVRQPLQVPVTLVRNDGIIYATGLTFTYTPEPGPRQHCNAVDRVLRANSDPPPPSSVNYSAPPM